In the genome of Hevea brasiliensis isolate MT/VB/25A 57/8 chromosome 14, ASM3005281v1, whole genome shotgun sequence, the window aaaatattttttataaaaattattttttaaaaaaatattttctataaaataatttttattatatagtTATCATATTCAACTAAttgcatatatttatattatacatgtaagcattttctttaaaaattatttaattttctttaaaaattatttaattttctttttaattatttttctataaaCCTGTTTTCTAAGCGTTCTAaacactaaaaaaaataaaaaaaatatttaaagccTAAATTTAACAATAAACTtgccataattaaaaaaaaaaaacctataaaTTTACCTTTTAAAACAACTTTAATTATTTCACATCAATCAATAAATAATCCTCTAAGTGTGTTTTACTTGGAAAATAAATAATTGCCTTATaccctaagtttattttaatgtaATATACTCAAGTTTCGCACAAGcaacttattttttaaaaaatattttttgagaaaataacttttattatttttgtttggttataatattaaaaaataaagggAAATTACTTTCTCCTAAAAAAAGTTAATGTTCTTTTAATTTATAATGCTAATGTTTAGAACGTAAAAActattttttttgatattttattgTTTAACGTagaaaaaacataaaaataataaattttgacgGTCATGACATTGATCATCAGtgaatatatgtgtgtgtgtgtcctgcccttctttttaatttctttatgtTAAAGCAATTCCATTTTTCTTGTGTTGGCAGGGCCATTGATCAACAGGTTTTCTTTCTGATTACAACTCTTACTTCGTTGATGCAAGTGAAGTACTCATTTGCAGACGTGTCTGCATTTGAGAAACACAAGGTCATCATCCCCATCTTGATGGTTGCTCTAGTCATATATGGCATATCATGGGCCATTGAAGTTAAACTCAGAGCTAATGAGTCAAATTACCAAACAATTGCGGGCAATATCCGTCTATTATCCAGCTCCCTTGTGATAGTGTTGTTAATATTGATGCTTGTTCCTTATTTTGGATGGATGCTTTTGACCTCATGGGCTCTTCTTTTTATCTGGGTAGCATGGAAGTCATATAAAGAGATGTATCAATTGCTGCTTCAAGCATTCAATGGATTGAAGAAGCTAACTTGGGATATGAGACATCGCATGcttaaaaaatcaaatcaattaccTGTGTAAGTCTTCTTCTTCTATATTGATTAGGTTTTGACTGGTGTTTGAACTTGTAATTCCATAGCCAGGAACATGATTTCAATACAAAAATCTAAAACAAAACTATTGTCTAACTCTTTCGTTTGAAAAGACTTGGTATTTATTTATTGATGTATGATTGGTTATTTTCAGGGTTGTAAAAGAATTAGCACACAACTCCACTGTAGATGAAGGCAAGGGTTTAGAAGTTGCAGCTCTTCCTTCACCATGGTAAGATCTCTCTTTCTCCTTTATCTACTTTAGCATCTGCATATTATAGGATGGCCAGTAATGGCTTGTACTAGTCTTTTTTTTCGCTTTAAGAAATTCTAGTATATTAAAAGTAAACAATAATTATctgtatataatattttttagattAGCCCACCTATTATAGGCCAAAGCCCAAACAGGGATTTGGTTAAGGCTAAAACTCTAGCCCCAATTCCCAGATTTTCCAGACAATCGTCATACTAGTTGTTGCTGCTGGCCTTGTTTTCTATAATTTCTGTTGCTGCAGAATTGAATTATTCTGTGCTTGTTTACTTTTCCAGATTTTTATCGCCAGAGGCAATTTTGTGTGGTTTGAAGCAGGATTTCAATAATGATGGacttgaatttttgagatttttgtaagatTAATAAGTGAAAACTGATGATGAGATGTGCATCTTTTACCCTATTTGTTTTTGAATGAACTTCTATTAATATATTttcatcattatatatatatacacacacatttaCACAGAGTGAC includes:
- the LOC110643703 gene encoding uncharacterized protein LOC110643703, with product MQVKYSFADVSAFEKHKVIIPILMVALVIYGISWAIEVKLRANESNYQTIAGNIRLLSSSLVIVLLILMLVPYFGWMLLTSWALLFIWVAWKSYKEMYQLLLQAFNGLKKLTWDMRHRMLKKSNQLPVVVKELAHNSTVDEGKGLEVAALPSP